Part of the Vibrio sp. SS-MA-C1-2 genome, GAAAACTCGTCTTTTTATTCCGTTGAACACAACCTGAATGGAGAAGCTCGGCAACAGGTTATTATGGTGACGTGGCGAGGTTGTGAAGAGGCGTGTTTAGGTTTCAAGTCTTACCTACAGAAGAGAGGTTATCCTATTGATGTGTCTGTTATTGATGTCGCTCGAGATAAACGTCGATTAAAGACATTGCCCAACCAACTAAAACGGTTAAACCCTGATCTTGTCGTGACTTGGGGCACCAGTGTCAGTAAAGCGTTAATTGGCAGTGTTGATCAATATGGCAAAAGTAGTGTATTGGGCGATATACCCACCTTATTTATGATTGTCGCTGATCCATTAGGTGCAGGAATTATTACTGATGGTGCAGCCTCAGGGCGTGACAACGTCACAGGCGTTCGAAATCGTATCAGTGAAGATGTCCAGATTCGGGCGATGCGTGAATATATTCCTGTTCATAAAATTGGTGTTATCTATTCTGATGCCGAGCTTAACTCAGTCCTAAATGCAAAACGGTTGAAAAACCTTGCTAGCAAAATGAAGTTTGATCTTGTAGAGCTACATTATCAACTAGATAGCACGGGTAAACCTATAGCGAATCAATTTGATCTTAAAATTAGAGAATTAGCCGATCGTGGTGTAGATTTTATTTATGTGGGATCAAGTTCATATAATTTAGCTCATCGAGATCAGTTTACACAAACGGCCTTAACATATGGGATCCCTGTAGCCAGTGCTTATGAGGCGATGGTATCGAAATCATCAGCATTAATGTCTGTTTCCAATAAATATTTTCAAGTTGGAGAGTTGGCGGCAAATCAAGCTGTAAAAATATTGATCGAAAAAGAGCAACCAGGTTCTCTGAATATTGCAGAGTTAGGCAGCTATTCAGTATCTATTAACATGTCTGTTGCACAATCACTCTCACTCTACCCACCCATACAGCTAATTAGAATAGCCAATTTAATTAAGGTGAAATAGCGTCATTATAAGGTAGATAAAAAGGGATTGGATCAGAGGTGAGTAGGAAAAAAGAGGCAAATTATGAATGAGTTATTAGAGTTAAGTGGTAGTTACTTAACGGTCAAGGATGCAAATAACAAAGAGTATGTTGCATCAAAATTAAAGGTGATGGAAGCATTAAACGGTGACTATCAATGGACTGTCTCTGCAATGAGTTCCTCAGCCAGTGCTGCCGATTGGATAGGTCAACAAATTACCACGGATGTTTATGATCTTTTGGGTGATGATCGGAAAGGTTGCCGCCAATACTCTGGTTATGTCGTCAAAGCGGAACGAGAATCTGACCATACAGAGAAAGGCTACTATTCTATTAGGTTAACCGTAAAGCCATGGTTCTATCTATTAAAATATTCTAAGTCCTCAAGGGTTTTTCAAGAATTAAGTGTACAGTCCATTGTTACTTCTATTTTTGATGATTTGGGTTTTAAAGGGTGCTATCAAGTTTCAAGCATGCCAACAACGAAAAGAACCTATTGTATTCAATTTAACGAGAGTGATTTTGATTTTGTGACTCGATTATTGTCAGAAGAAGGTGTTCACTTTTACTTTGGCAAAAATGATAAAAATGAGACGTTATACCTACAGACAGCAACCAACCCTTTCTCTAAGGATGGACTGACGACATTAGACTCTATTACTTCTCCGACTGGAGAGTATGAAATCTTAGATAGTTGGGAACCTCAACATCAATTTCATACCGCTTCTGTGGAGTTAACAGCCTATGATTATAATCAAAGTAAATTGGTAACCAGTAAAACTCAGAAGTCTAAATATAGTTTATCAGGGAATAGCAAGCTCACTCAAACACATTACCCCGTTGCCAGTTTATCTCAAAGTTATGATGATTTAGCAAAACCGTTAGCACAGACTGCCATTGGACAAAATGATTCTAACTACAGCTTAATTAATGCAACTACACAAAGTTATCAATTGGTTGCGGGCGCTTATATTACCTTGAATAGCCATTTTAATTCAGCAGATAAGGGGAATTATATCGTCATCGCGGTGCAGTATGAATTTTCCTCTGACTCTGATAATCAATTTACGACTTCAGCCTCTCTTACTGCTATCCCAGAAGATCAAGTTTTCTATCCTGATCCTAAAAGTAAACCCACTTTGCATGGGCTTCAATCAGCTGTTGTCGCAGGCACGACGGCAGGTGAACCCGCAAGTGACAAAATGGGCAGAGTTCGAATTAAATTTCATTGGGATAGTGAAACCGGCGATAAAACGAGTTGTTGGGTAAGGGTGGCACAAGGAATGTCAGGAAAAAGCTACGGTTCTCAATTTTTACCTAGGGCGGGGCAAGAAGTGTTAGTGAGCTTTATTGATGGTGATCCAGATAGACCTGTCGTCGTGTCTTCACTTTATAATAGTCAAAATCCGCCTCCTTATGTGACTGAAAATACGACCCAAAGCGGGATAAAAACCAAATTAAGTGGTGAATCGAATGAGTTGAGGTTCGATGACAAGAAAGACAATGAAGAACTGTATCTCAAAGCCGCAAAAGATTTTAATACTGAAGTGTTAAATAATGAAACCAAGACTGTCGCCGGTGATTCTACCGTTGCGATAACCAAAAACCTCACACATACCATTGATGAGACCTGTAATTTAACTGCAAAAAAAGACATTACTATTGCGACTGATACGAATCACACCTTAACCGCGACCGAGTCTATAACAGAAAAAACCAAAACTGTGTTGGTTGAAGGGAGTGAAACCATTACTTTAAAAGTTGGAGACAGTAAATTGGTGATTTCATCATCGAAAATAGAACTTTCGAGTTCTGAAATAGCCATCTCAGGAAGCTCTAAAATATCCCTTGATGGAGGTTCGATATCACAATCAGGTTCATCGATTAGCCTCTCTTCTGACGGCTCATTAAGTGCGAAAGCAGGTTCATCGATGTCACTTTCTGCTTCAAGTAGTTTTAGCGCAAAAGGAACCAGTGGAGCAACGATAAAAGGGTTGAATGTCACGGTTCAAGGCGATGTTGGTGCGACTCTAAAGGGAAGTGCTACTGCAGAAGTGAGTGCCAGTGGTCAAACCACAGTGAAAGGCGCGATTGTAATGGTGAATTAAATGAAAAAAATGCCTTATAAAAATAGTGTGTCAATTTGTTCTCGATTTGAATTTTCAGAGGATGCGGCAATGGTTGTCGATGTTGAATCTTTACCAGAAGCCGTAATGAAAAAACTTTTTGAAAGCCAGCAATATATTGATTTAATGCACTTTATTGCACATGCATTACCAATGAGAGAGTCAATTTGGTTTGCAGCAAAAGCCTTGAAATTAAGAGAGAATGATTGGTCTCAACAAGAAGTTAATACCTTAAATCAAGTCATGCAATGGATTATGGAACCGAATGAAACCTTGCGACGTCAGATCGAGTCTCAAATTTTAGTCTATGCTGAAACTAGTGCCGCAAAATGGCTAGGACAAGCTGTTGTTTGGAGTGGAACTGGAAGCATTGCACCGATAGATAGCCCAATGGTTATGCCCGCTGACTTTCTTTATGCGAAAGCTGTCGCGGGAGCTGTTAATACCGCCGCTGTATTACCCGAGTGGCAAGGGCGAGAAAAATATTATACATCGACCTTCGATATCGCGTTAGATATCTCAAAGGGTGGATCAGGAAATATTTAAAAGGAGCCGCTATGCCATGTGCTGCGAGATTAACTGATATGCATACTTGTCCGATGCAAACCCCGGGCACACCTCCCATCCCTCATGTTGGCGGCCCGATTGTTGGTCCTGGCGCTGTGACG contains:
- a CDS encoding type VI secretion system Vgr family protein, which encodes MNELLELSGSYLTVKDANNKEYVASKLKVMEALNGDYQWTVSAMSSSASAADWIGQQITTDVYDLLGDDRKGCRQYSGYVVKAERESDHTEKGYYSIRLTVKPWFYLLKYSKSSRVFQELSVQSIVTSIFDDLGFKGCYQVSSMPTTKRTYCIQFNESDFDFVTRLLSEEGVHFYFGKNDKNETLYLQTATNPFSKDGLTTLDSITSPTGEYEILDSWEPQHQFHTASVELTAYDYNQSKLVTSKTQKSKYSLSGNSKLTQTHYPVASLSQSYDDLAKPLAQTAIGQNDSNYSLINATTQSYQLVAGAYITLNSHFNSADKGNYIVIAVQYEFSSDSDNQFTTSASLTAIPEDQVFYPDPKSKPTLHGLQSAVVAGTTAGEPASDKMGRVRIKFHWDSETGDKTSCWVRVAQGMSGKSYGSQFLPRAGQEVLVSFIDGDPDRPVVVSSLYNSQNPPPYVTENTTQSGIKTKLSGESNELRFDDKKDNEELYLKAAKDFNTEVLNNETKTVAGDSTVAITKNLTHTIDETCNLTAKKDITIATDTNHTLTATESITEKTKTVLVEGSETITLKVGDSKLVISSSKIELSSSEIAISGSSKISLDGGSISQSGSSISLSSDGSLSAKAGSSMSLSASSSFSAKGTSGATIKGLNVTVQGDVGATLKGSATAEVSASGQTTVKGAIVMVN
- a CDS encoding DUF6931 family protein, yielding MKKMPYKNSVSICSRFEFSEDAAMVVDVESLPEAVMKKLFESQQYIDLMHFIAHALPMRESIWFAAKALKLRENDWSQQEVNTLNQVMQWIMEPNETLRRQIESQILVYAETSAAKWLGQAVVWSGTGSIAPIDSPMVMPADFLYAKAVAGAVNTAAVLPEWQGREKYYTSTFDIALDISKGGSGNI
- a CDS encoding ABC transporter substrate-binding protein; protein product: MSIISNYLRILIYNSLLFLSMLSFNSIAENSSFYSVEHNLNGEARQQVIMVTWRGCEEACLGFKSYLQKRGYPIDVSVIDVARDKRRLKTLPNQLKRLNPDLVVTWGTSVSKALIGSVDQYGKSSVLGDIPTLFMIVADPLGAGIITDGAASGRDNVTGVRNRISEDVQIRAMREYIPVHKIGVIYSDAELNSVLNAKRLKNLASKMKFDLVELHYQLDSTGKPIANQFDLKIRELADRGVDFIYVGSSSYNLAHRDQFTQTALTYGIPVASAYEAMVSKSSALMSVSNKYFQVGELAANQAVKILIEKEQPGSLNIAELGSYSVSINMSVAQSLSLYPPIQLIRIANLIKVK